CAGCGATAGCCATCTGCCGGCCGGTTCTTAAAATATTGATGACCAACGGGAAAAAGAGGTGTTTTAATGCGATTATTTTGTTGGTGATACCCTTCATCTTAAGGCCCCGTACCTGCATGGCATTTATAGTTATGAGACTTTCCTCTATCATGGAAGGAGCAAAACTTACTGCAGAAGAAACCATGAAAGCGATCTCACTTGGAAAACCGAAGTGTCTCTTGCCGATCTGGATAAAACGTACAAGACCTGCAATTAGCTCACTTGGATGGGTGGTGGCCACAAGCAAAAGGGCGGCACTTACCGTTGCCATGAACCGGAATGACTGGATGAAACCATACACGGCACCTTCCATATATACATGGATCCCGCCTGTAATGGGTCCGATTACCGGGAAGGTTGCCGGGATTATAGTAAATGTGGGTGTTTCACCCCAGTAATAGAACAATGATTGGGAGATCATGAACCCGAAGACCATAGTAAACAGCACGAACGCAATGGATTTGATCTTCTCCCTAGAAGGGCGCAACATTGCCCAGAAAGGCAGGGTTGACAGGAATATCGCCAGCAATACCCAGGGTACACCGGCTGTAATGGTCAGGGTGGAG
The ANME-2 cluster archaeon DNA segment above includes these coding regions:
- a CDS encoding energy-coupling factor transporter transmembrane protein EcfT; translated protein: MRGIFRYEQKETIIHSIDPRVKLIWVFSVSTLTITAGVPWVLLAIFLSTLPFWAMLRPSREKIKSIAFVLFTMVFGFMISQSLFYYWGETPTFTIIPATFPVIGPITGGIHVYMEGAVYGFIQSFRFMATVSAALLLVATTHPSELIAGLVRFIQIGKRHFGFPSEIAFMVSSAVSFAPSMIEESLITINAMQVRGLKMKGITNKIIALKHLFFPLVINILRTGRQMAIAADSRAFRATKNRTYLNELKLGRADYIFLSYIFIFMSTGLYLSFIGYGGTVPGI